CGCGGTACGACCTGAAGCTCCGCCCCTTATTTCAATAAGGGGCCTCGAGTTAAAATAGCGACCTCCTGAGCGCCTCCTTGTTTCAAACCGCAGCACCACGTTCTTGAGGAGGCACGTTCCCGGCAGAAGCGACCTCCGCTCCAACAGGATTCAGGCACGGCGCTGCACCAAGCAGATGGCGTGCCAGTCAGCACCCTCCCCCGTACAAGCAGGGCTCCCTTGATTCGTCGGAGGGCGTCTTTCATTCCGTGGGGACTCGGTCGCCACGCGCTTCCGGATGCGCGTCCACGGGCCAGGACGGCGAGGTGCCAGTGCCCGACAACATGCGTCGCATCTTGTTGGAACGTGGCGAAGCTTCCCGAGCGCACCGCAGGCCTGCACTTCGGAAACATCCACGGCACGTGTGCGGCGCGACACGCACCGCGTTGGCGCATCCGCCTGATGGAGCAGCGACGACACTTCGGGACGGGACAGAGCGCCTACGCATCCGTCCAGCAGCGACCCGGCTCAACTCGCCCCATGACGTTCATGAGGCCGTCCGACAGCCGAGACCTATCGGACGGCCGTGTACCGCAGGTGGGCCGATCAGGCCTCGGACAGCATGCCGTTGCCCGTCTGGTGCGCGTGGGCGGCGAGCGCCTCCGGCGTGGCGCCGTCCGTGAACAGCGACGCCCCGGACGCGGCGCGGGCCTTGGGCGGACGGCCACGGCGACGGGGCGCGTTCTCGTCATTCCCCTGCGCCGCGCTGACCGTCTCCACCCCACCCGTGGCGCCCTTGCGTGTCGGCTTCGGCAGGTGGATGCCCTCCAGCCGCGCGGCGAGCTCCGCGTTCTCCTCGGAGAAGACGCGCGCGTACGCCAGCGCCCGCTGGCCCTTCTGCAGCAGCGCCTCCTGGCTCTCCTGCAGCGCCTGACGCGCGGACTCCAGCGCCGCCTGGGCGCGGGCCACCGCCTCCGCCTGCTCCCGCACCTGCTCGGCCGCGGCGTCCAACACCTCGCCGTTCATGTCCGGGAAGCGGACCTCCGCCAACTCCGTGGAGAACAGCTCGAGCAGCGCGCGCAGCGCCGGGGAAATGGGGTCGTTCTCGTTCGAGTCGAACATGGGCGGGCCTCCTGGCTCCGTGCGGGAAGGAGGCCCCTATCTGCCCAGATGTTCAGTGTCAGATCAAGAGGGTAGGCTAAAACAGCCTCCCTGCGGATCAATCCACGCGCACCAACGCCGCCTGCTGGAGCCCGTCGTCCGCGCTGACGTCCACTGCCAGATAGTGTCGGCCCACACCGTCGAACGTCTCCGGCAGGGCACCACCGCCCCCCGCGATGAAGGCGGGGATGCCCGCGTTGGTGAACGAGTAATAGGAGTGGATGTGCCCGTAGAGCGTCAGGTCCACGCCCGCGCGCGCCATCTTCCCCACCAGCCCCGCAGCCTCGCCCCGGTTCGCGAAGCCGCCGCCGCGCAGGCCCACCGGGTCCTGCGGCGGCACGTGCATGGACACCACGTGCGTGCCCTGCCGCCCCGACTCCAGCCACCCGTCGAGCTGCTCCTCCACCCACGGGTCCAACGTGCCGTTGCTGGAGTCCAGCACCGTGAAGCGCACGCCCTTGAAGACGAAGCTCTGGCTGCCTCGGCCCACCAGCGCGTGGTACTCGGCCGCGTCGCGGGTGAACGTCTCGTGGTTGCCCAGGGTGGCGTACAGCGGAATCCGTGAGCCCGCCTCCAGCCGCTCCTGGAACTCCAGCAGCTCGTCGCGCGTGCCGGACTCCGTGAGGTCTCCCGCGAAGAGGATGAAGCGCGCCGAGTCATCCCGCCGCATGCGCTCATAGATGTCCCCGACGCGCGGCAGCGCCTCCTGCACGTCCGCCAGCGAGAGGAAGCGGAACGGCTCCCGCGTCTCCGCGTCCGGCGGCGCCACGGAGAGGCGCACCGTCGACCCCGAGCGCAGCGCCACGCGCCACACCTTCACCGTGGGCAAGGCCTGCGGCAGCGCCTCCAGCGTCAGCGCCGCGCCACCCTCCTCCTCGGCCACCAGCACCGCGTCTGGCATCGCGTTGCGCACCGTCACCATCCAACTGGACGGCGCGTCCGCGCCCACCTCGATGCGGGTGGAGAACGCCGGCGCGTTGCCCCAGAACACGAGCGAGCCCGGCGCCAGCTCACGCACCGACGCCAGCCCGTCCGCCACCGCCACCGTCAGGCCACCCTGCTGGGCCTGGCCCACCTTTGAGTCCACGATGGCGCGGTTCTCCGAGGGCCGCATCCCGCACCCCGCCACCACCAGCGACGCCAGCACCCACCCCTTCGCTCCCACGCGCATCACCGCTCACCTCCCAGGGCGTAGATCAAGGACAGCCGTCCCACGAGCGCGCCACCCGCTTGCACCTCGGCGGCCACGCCCCACGACTCCGTCAGCAGCGCGCGGCCTCGCAGGCCAAAGGCGCCGACGATGCCGCCACCTCGAGAGCGGATGCCTCCGGCGAAACCGTCCTTCCGGTGGTCGTAATAGAGCATCGCCTCGCCTCGGAACGGTCCGCCGCCCCGGCCCAGCCACACGCCGTAACCAAAGGTGTAGAGGAGCTGCTCGTGCAGGTTCCCGTCACTCACCGCGCCCGGATAGGTGAACGTCTCCAAGGAGGTGCCCAGGCTGACCTCCGCGAACGAGCCCGCCAGGGCCGGGCTGAGGCGTGACATGGCCAGACGTCCGCGCAGGCTCACCTCGCCGCTGACCATGGCGAAGCCTTCCGTGGGGTAGCGGTGGAACTGGCCAAAGGCCTCCACGTCCAGCGCGCTGCCGTCCGTCCCCACCAGCGAGCGCTCCGGCGCGCCCATCAGACGCCATGCGCCGCCCAGGCGCACCTGCGTGTTGCCTTCGGAGGGGTCCACCCGAACGGTGCCCAGCAGCCGCAGCGATTCAAAGCGGGCCTGCGCTCCCACCGTGAGGAAGTGGCGGTAGTCGAAGGACGTGTCATTCACGTGCTGGTAGCCCACCTCCAGCTCCAGCGGCGGCAGCATGGGCGGCGCCACGCCCGGGTCGAAGGCTGGCGACGTCACCGCATAGAGGTTGGCCAACGCGGAGATGCCCAGCGTGCTGAAGCCCGCCAACGTCACCGCGTACAGCGGAGCGATGGTGCGCCGCGACGCCCCCGTGAGGACGATGGGCACACCGCCCAGCGCGATGAGCCCCAGGCCCGCGCCCTCCAGCGCGAAGAGCCGCTTCGCGGTGTGCGTGTCCCCCGCCACCAGGGGCGCGAGCCCGTGGAAGAGCAACCCGGGCACCACCGCCACCGGCACCGCCCACGGCTTGAAGTCCGGGCGCCTCGGTACGGCCTGGGCATCCAGGGACACCTCCGTGCGCGGTGGCGCGTCGGCCGCCACCGCCGGGTTCCCGAGCGATGACGCGGGCGCGGGCGGGGCCTGGACGGGCGCATCCGCGGGATGGGCGGTGTCCGGCGTCCCCTCCTGGGCCAGGCCCGGAGTCGAGAACAGCCACACTGCAATCAAAGACAGGGAGGCCCACCGCGAACGCAGGGGGTGCTCGGACGCCATCAGCTCCGCCTTTTTCTCAGCGAGGGACCGGCCGCCCCCACCCTCCGGCCGGGCCGGACACAATCTCGTAAATAACCGGAGGGGAGCCTCTCACAGCCGCCCCTTCGATGAAGAAGTGTGAAGGTACGAGACCGGTGGTCGCTGAAAAACTTCGCAGGGAGTGCAATCCGGATCCGGGACTTTCCCCGGAAGGAGGGTATGCTCACGTCCCGTGGCGGAAAACAGCCCTCAGCACTTCGGCAAATACGTCCTCCTCTCGAAGATTGCCGCGGGAGGCATGGCGGTCACCTACCGCGCACGGATGACGGGCGCGGCGGGGGTCACCAAGCCCTGCGTCATCAAGCAAATCCTCCCGCACTTCGTCGACGACACGGACTTCGTCGAGATGTTCATCGGAGAGGCGCGGCTCGTGGCCAGCATGAGCCACAGCAACATCGCGCAGGTCTTCGACTTCGGCGAGGTGGACGGGCAGTACTTCATCGCCATGGAGTTGGTGCAGGGCCAGCCCTTGTCCAAGGTGCTGCGCCGCGCCCAACGCATGGGGATGGGCGTCTTCCCGGAGGCATTGGCCCTCCACGTGGCCAGCAAGCTGTGTGACGGCCTGGACTACGCGCACCGCCACATTGGCGAGGACGGCCAGGCCATGGGCCTGGTGCACCGCGACGTGTCGCCAGACAACGTCCTCATCTCCTACGAGGGCGAGGTCAAGGTCATCGACTTCGGCATCGCCAAGGCGACCAGCGCGGTGGAGGCGAAGACGTCTCCCGGCACGCTCAAGGGCAAGTACCCGTACTTCTCCCCGGAGCAGGCCCAGGGCCGGCAGGACCTGGACGCCCGCACGGACGTGTACGCCGCGGGCGTCGTCCTCTACGAAATGGTGTGTGGCAAGCGCCCCTATGAAGGGGAGTTCGTCACCGTCCTGCCCCGAATCCTCGTCGGAGACTGCCTGCCGCCGTCCGTCCTCAACCCCGCCGTCAGCGCGGACGTGGAGACGGTCATCTCCCACGCGATGGCGCTGGACCGCGAGGCGCGCTACCAGACGGCGAAGGACTTGAGCGAGTCGCTGGTGGAGCTGCTCTACCGCGACAACCCGCGCTTCACCCCCACCCTGCTGTCGCAGCTCATGGCGCACCTCTTCGCCGAGGAGTTGACCGCCGAGGGCCGCAAGGTGGAGCTGTCCGCCGCCTTCCAGGAGCAGCTCGCCGCGTGGCAGACGGGGGCCGTGGAGCCCTCGCAGGGCCGCGCGCGGCTCCCGTCCAGCAACAGCCAGCGGGCCTCCAGTCCCGGCATCCGCAGCCGGCCGGGCAGCGACAGCGGCAAGCCCGGGAGCGAGGGCGGACGCCGCCCCACCACGAGCAACCCGGGGGCTCGCCGGCCCACCAGCAGCGGCGTGCGGCGGGTGACGAATCCGCAGGTTCCGCGCTCCGAGGGCGGCGCGCGGAGGACCTTCACCTCCGAGCGCCCCGCGCTCCCCGCCCCCGCGCTGGACGAGGAGCCGTTCACCGACGCGGGTGACGCGCCGCCCCCCACCCTGGCCGCGCCGCACGACACCCCCGTCGAGGTGCCCGCCGTCTCGCCCACCGAAGGCAAGGAGCCCACCACCGAGGCGCATTCGGTGGGGACGTGGGGCCCGAAGGGCTACCGCACCACCGTGGACGATGCCCGCGACAAGCTGGCGCGCGAGGAGGCCGCGCGCGTGGCGCAGGGCAAGGAGAAGGCGCGCACCCTGACGGTGAGTGTCTTCGCCATCGCCGGGGTGCTGCTCGTCCTCGGCGTGTTCTACAAGCTGGTCATCGCGCGCGACTCGACGTTCGACGACATGTCCGCGTCGTCGACCACGCTGTGGCTGGCCTCCAAACCCGCGGGCGCCACCGTGCGGCTCAACGACCGGACGCTCCAGGGCGTCACGCCGATGATGATTGAAGTCCGCATTGGCGAGGCCAACACAGTGGCCCTCACGATGCCGGGCTACCTGCCCTGGACCAAGCGCTTCACGCCGACCTCCACCCTGGTGGAGCCGCTGACCGCGGAGCTGAAGCGCGCCACCGAGCCCGAGAAGCCGCCGGTCGTGGCGGTCAAGGCCACGCACGTCCCCGGAAACACGGGCGCCACCGTCAGCGACGACGCCGGCGCGACGCCCAGCGACGACGCCGGCGCGGTCGCCAGCGCCGTGACAGGGGAGGACGCGGGCGCGCCGCTGGCCGCGGACAGTGGCGGCGCGGAGCAGGCCGTGGCCCAGGGCGGCCCGGTGCAGGACTCCGCCACCTCGCCCACGGCCCGCCCGATGAACGAGGAGGACTACCCCACGCGCATGCTGGTGCTGCGGCCCCGGCACAATGCGGCGCCCATCGCCGAGTACGCCACCGCGAGCATCGAGCTGAACCCGGCCACCACGTATTCGGTGTGGACGCAGGGCACCGCCGCGCTGGCCGAGGGCCGGGGCACCGCGTCCAACACGCTGGCCTATTACATCGAAGGCGACGTCCCAGCGGACAACAGCTTCGGGCTGCTCGGCGCGTCGACGCGCACCATCAAGGGCGCGCGCAAGCTCCACGTCTTCGCGCTGGACGAGAACGGCCCGGACGACAACAGCGGCGCCGTGCGCATCAACGTGCGCCAGTCCGCCTACGTGCCGCCGCGCTCGTTCACCTTCGAAGCGAAGGAGCACGCGGTGCAGTTGAAGCCCGAGCACCAGATGCTGCTGCGCGGCCTCGACCCCAAGTCCACCTACCTGTTCACCGTTCGGGATGACCTCGCGGAGCTGCGCTCGGGCCCCAACGGCCGCGTGCGCCAGGTGCTGTGTATGGAGCGGCGTCCGGAGCCCGCCTCGGTGCGAGTCACCCACCGCATCCTCCAGGCGGGAAAGCGCTACCAGGTGTCCGGCGCGGAGGACCTGCACTGCACCTTCCCGGACGCGCAGGTGGGCGACAACCGGGGCGCCTTCGAGGTGGACATCGTCGACGTGACGGCCATGTCCCGGAAGGAGCGCGCCGAGGCGCTGAAGGGCTCGGGCCGCTCGGAGCGGTAGCAACCACCCGGGCGAGCGGCGCCGCCGGGGCCTTCGCCTGGAGTGTGGGTGACTACCCTTGGGGAATCGAGGCCCCGCGCGTCGTCCAGCGACGGGGGCCTGGCTTCCTTCCGTAAGGGCTACCGAGGGCCCGGCAACACGGAGGCCCGGTTCGACAAGGACGGGAAAGGCACGTGGGCGCGGGGCCGAGGGGGCACCGGGCCCACGCGTCTTTCCAGTCGGGCTGGCTAGATGTCCAGGTTCTGCACATCCAGGGCGTTGCGCTCGATGAACTCGCGCCGCGGCTCCACCGCCTCGCCCATCAACAGCGAGAAGATTTCGTCGCTCTCCACCGCGTCCTCCACCCGCACCTGGAGCAGCGTGCGCGTGGCGGGGTTCATGGTGGTGTCCCAGAGCTGCTCCGGGTTCATCTCGCCCAGACCCTTGTAGCGCTGCAGGCCCAGGCCGCGCTGCGCGTCCTTGCGCACGGCGGCGAGCACCTCCTGCACCGAGAAGACGGTGATTTCCCCCGCGTCCACGCGGACCTTGTACGGCGGCTTGCCCAGCGCCACGAAGGCGTCGCGCAGCGTCGACAGCTCCACGTACTCCGGCGAGGACAGGAAGGCGTGGTCGAGCACCGTCTCCCGCATGGCGCCGTTCACGTCGGTGTGGAACACCAGCTTCTTCGTGTGGTGCTCGGGGTCCTGCACCAGCTCGTGGCGCACGCGGCCCAGCACGTCCGGCATGCGGCGCTCGAAGGTGTCGTAGGCGGCCTTCACGGCCGTCCCCAGGGCGGCCTCGTCCGCCAGCGTGTCCGCCGACAGCCGCGCGCCCTGCACCAGCGCGTCCACCACCCGCGCGTCACGGCGCTTGGCCTGCTTCTCCAGGCGCTCCTCGTACGTAATCACCTTCTCCAGCAGGCCCTTCAGCTCCGCGCCGCCCAGCTCGCCGTCGGGCGTCAGCACGCGCGCGTGCTCGGACGCGCTCTTGAGCAGGTACTCGTTGAGCGCGTGCTCGTCCTTGACGTACTGGTCCTTCTTGTTGCGCGTGACTTTGTAGAGCGGCGGCTGCGCGATGTAGAGGTAGCCCTTCTGGAGCAGCTCCGGCATCTGCCGGAAGAAGAAGGTCAGCAGCAGCGTGCGGATGTGGCTGCCGTCCACGTCGGCGTCCGTCATCAGGATGATGCGGTGGTAGCGCGCCTTCTCCGGGTCGTAGTCCTCCGCGCCGATGCCCGTGCCCAGGGCTGTAATCAGCGTCACGATTTCGGCGCTGGTGAGCATCTTCTCGAAGCGGGCCTTCTCCACGTTGAGGATCTTGCCGCGCAGCGGGAGGATGGCCTGGTTGCGCCTGTCCCGGCCCTGCTTCGCGGAGCCACCTGCGGAGTCACCCTCGACGATGTAGAGCTCGCTCTCGTTGGGGTCGCGGCTCTGACAGTCCGCCAGCTTCCCGGGGAGCCCGCCGCCGTCCAGCACGCCCTTGCGGCGCACCGTCTCCCGCGCCTTGCGCGCGGCCAGACGTGCCCGGCAGGCGTCGCCAATCTTCGCCACGACCTTCTTGGCGACCATGGGCGTCTCTTCCAGGAAGGAGCCGAGCTGGTCGTTCACCATCTGCTCGACCAGGCCCTTCACCTCGCTGTTGCCCAGCTTCGTCTTCGTCTGCCCCTCGAACTGGGGGTTGGTCAGCTTGACGGAGATGACGGCGGACAGGCCTTCCCGCGCGTCCTCACCGGTGGGCGTCTCCTTGAGGTCCTTCCAGAGGCTGCCCTTCTCCGCGTAGCTGTTGAGCGTGCGCGTCAGCGCCGCCTTGAAGCCGGACAGGTGGCTGCCACCCTCGTGGGTGTTGATGTTGTTCGCGAAGGTGTAGATGCGCTCGTCGTAGCCGTCATTCCACTGCATCGCGATGTCGAGCGTGACGCCCTCGCGCTCCGTGCTGAAGGAGATGGGCTTGTCGTGGAGCGTCTGCTTCGACTTGTTCAGGTACTCCACGAACGAGGAGATGCCGCCGTCGAACTTGAAGTCGTGCTCCTTGTTCGTGCGCTCGTCGCGGATGGTGATGTGCAGGCCCGCGTTGAGGAAGGCCAACTCGCGCAGACGCTGGCTGAGCGTCTCGAAGTTGAACTCCACCATCTCCATCACCGTGGAGTCCGGCTTGAAGGCGATGTACGTGCCGCGCTTGTCGGTGGTGCCCACCTCGCGCGGCGGCGACTCCGAGATGCCCTGCGCGTACGACTGCTCGTAGACCGTGCCGTTGCGCTGGACGCGGACCTTGAACCACTCCGAGAGGAAGTTGACGCAGGTGACGCCCACGCCGTGGAGGCCACCGGAGACCTTGTACGCGCCGTTGCCGAACTTGCTGCCGGCGTGCAGCTCCGTGAGGACGACCTCCAGGGTGTCCTTGCCGGGAAACTTGGGGTGTGGGCCCACGGGGATGCCGCGGCCGTTGTCCTGCACGCTCAAGGAGCCATCCACGTGGATGACGACCTCGATGTCGGTGCAGTGCCCGGCCAGGGATTCGTCGACCGCGTTGTCGACGACCTCGTACACGAGCTTGTGGAGGCCGTAGGCCACCGTGTCGCCAATGTACATGCCGGGGCGCTTCCGGACCGCCTCGCGGCCCTCGAGCTTGGTAATGCTGTCCGTCCCATACTCCGCGGGCGGCGGAGCAACCGCCGAGCCGGTAGCGGGGGTCTTTTCCATGTGAAGCTGTCCTTGGGAAAAGGAGCCTTGCAACAGGTCCGTGCGTACCACTTCAAGGCACGTCGAACAAGGTTAACGAGGACTCGCAAGGCTGCGTAAACATTCGTGAAATCCGCCTGGCCGCCTGCCTGGGAGGCCGCCCCGGGAAACGGGGTGTTCAGGCGTCGAAACGAGGCGGCGGGAGACGCTCCTCCAGCGCCGCGATCAACTCCTCGAAAACAGCCTTCCGGGCGAAGAGATGCCGGGTGACGAGCACTCGGCCTTCCTCCTTGAGGAACAGGGCGAGCACGCCCCCCTTCCGGCCAATCCGGCGCACGTGGTCAATCTGCCCCCAGTGCAGGTCCAGCTCCCGCGGGCTGAAGGGACGGGCCACGCGCACGCCCCGCGCGTCCAGCGTGACGCCCCAACCGGAGCGCGGCCGCAGGCGGTGGAAGGACACCAGGAAGGTCAACATCAGGCCCGCCGAGACGCCGGCGCGGGCCATGGACTGGACGCCGCCTTCGGAGCGGGCATCGGCCAGGGCCCAGGCCGTCAGGACGGCCAGCACGCACGCGCCCACGAACAAGGCGATGCGGGTGGCGCGAGGGTCAAAGGCGTAGAAGCGCGGGCTGCTCATGAGTGCCCCCGCACCCTAATCCTCCCAGCGCCCGGGTGCGCGGTTTTGAGCGCCGCGTGTGTTCTCCGCCGGGCGGAGCGGTCCTACGCTCGGACGCGCCATGACGAATGCCGAGCTGACCGCGCGCCTGTTGCTGAACGTCATCGACTTCAAGCACCTGCAGCGGGAGCGGGGCACGCTGCGGCACCTGGGCCTTCCGGGCGTGGAGGCCTTCTCCATCCCGGAGCGCCCGGACCACCTGCGCTTCCATCAGGTGTACTTCCACGACGCCGGGGCGCTGGCCGTGGCCCTGCCCGCCCTGGAGGATTTTTTCCGGGGGCTGGCCATCCCCGCGTGGCGCGTGGCGCTGCTGCCCGGTGACGCCGACGGCCGACGGGTGCTGGAGGGCGCGGGCTTCCGCCCCGACCCGGTCCGGATGGATGCCATGGGGCTGGCGCTGGAGGACATCCCGGACACCCGGCCCGCCCTCCCCCTGGAGGCCT
This genomic window from Myxococcus hansupus contains:
- a CDS encoding metallophosphoesterase family protein: MRVGAKGWVLASLVVAGCGMRPSENRAIVDSKVGQAQQGGLTVAVADGLASVRELAPGSLVFWGNAPAFSTRIEVGADAPSSWMVTVRNAMPDAVLVAEEEGGAALTLEALPQALPTVKVWRVALRSGSTVRLSVAPPDAETREPFRFLSLADVQEALPRVGDIYERMRRDDSARFILFAGDLTESGTRDELLEFQERLEAGSRIPLYATLGNHETFTRDAAEYHALVGRGSQSFVFKGVRFTVLDSSNGTLDPWVEEQLDGWLESGRQGTHVVSMHVPPQDPVGLRGGGFANRGEAAGLVGKMARAGVDLTLYGHIHSYYSFTNAGIPAFIAGGGGALPETFDGVGRHYLAVDVSADDGLQQAALVRVD
- a CDS encoding serine/threonine-protein kinase, encoding MAENSPQHFGKYVLLSKIAAGGMAVTYRARMTGAAGVTKPCVIKQILPHFVDDTDFVEMFIGEARLVASMSHSNIAQVFDFGEVDGQYFIAMELVQGQPLSKVLRRAQRMGMGVFPEALALHVASKLCDGLDYAHRHIGEDGQAMGLVHRDVSPDNVLISYEGEVKVIDFGIAKATSAVEAKTSPGTLKGKYPYFSPEQAQGRQDLDARTDVYAAGVVLYEMVCGKRPYEGEFVTVLPRILVGDCLPPSVLNPAVSADVETVISHAMALDREARYQTAKDLSESLVELLYRDNPRFTPTLLSQLMAHLFAEELTAEGRKVELSAAFQEQLAAWQTGAVEPSQGRARLPSSNSQRASSPGIRSRPGSDSGKPGSEGGRRPTTSNPGARRPTSSGVRRVTNPQVPRSEGGARRTFTSERPALPAPALDEEPFTDAGDAPPPTLAAPHDTPVEVPAVSPTEGKEPTTEAHSVGTWGPKGYRTTVDDARDKLAREEAARVAQGKEKARTLTVSVFAIAGVLLVLGVFYKLVIARDSTFDDMSASSTTLWLASKPAGATVRLNDRTLQGVTPMMIEVRIGEANTVALTMPGYLPWTKRFTPTSTLVEPLTAELKRATEPEKPPVVAVKATHVPGNTGATVSDDAGATPSDDAGAVASAVTGEDAGAPLAADSGGAEQAVAQGGPVQDSATSPTARPMNEEDYPTRMLVLRPRHNAAPIAEYATASIELNPATTYSVWTQGTAALAEGRGTASNTLAYYIEGDVPADNSFGLLGASTRTIKGARKLHVFALDENGPDDNSGAVRINVRQSAYVPPRSFTFEAKEHAVQLKPEHQMLLRGLDPKSTYLFTVRDDLAELRSGPNGRVRQVLCMERRPEPASVRVTHRILQAGKRYQVSGAEDLHCTFPDAQVGDNRGAFEVDIVDVTAMSRKERAEALKGSGRSER
- the gyrB gene encoding DNA topoisomerase (ATP-hydrolyzing) subunit B; this translates as MEKTPATGSAVAPPPAEYGTDSITKLEGREAVRKRPGMYIGDTVAYGLHKLVYEVVDNAVDESLAGHCTDIEVVIHVDGSLSVQDNGRGIPVGPHPKFPGKDTLEVVLTELHAGSKFGNGAYKVSGGLHGVGVTCVNFLSEWFKVRVQRNGTVYEQSYAQGISESPPREVGTTDKRGTYIAFKPDSTVMEMVEFNFETLSQRLRELAFLNAGLHITIRDERTNKEHDFKFDGGISSFVEYLNKSKQTLHDKPISFSTEREGVTLDIAMQWNDGYDERIYTFANNINTHEGGSHLSGFKAALTRTLNSYAEKGSLWKDLKETPTGEDAREGLSAVISVKLTNPQFEGQTKTKLGNSEVKGLVEQMVNDQLGSFLEETPMVAKKVVAKIGDACRARLAARKARETVRRKGVLDGGGLPGKLADCQSRDPNESELYIVEGDSAGGSAKQGRDRRNQAILPLRGKILNVEKARFEKMLTSAEIVTLITALGTGIGAEDYDPEKARYHRIILMTDADVDGSHIRTLLLTFFFRQMPELLQKGYLYIAQPPLYKVTRNKKDQYVKDEHALNEYLLKSASEHARVLTPDGELGGAELKGLLEKVITYEERLEKQAKRRDARVVDALVQGARLSADTLADEAALGTAVKAAYDTFERRMPDVLGRVRHELVQDPEHHTKKLVFHTDVNGAMRETVLDHAFLSSPEYVELSTLRDAFVALGKPPYKVRVDAGEITVFSVQEVLAAVRKDAQRGLGLQRYKGLGEMNPEQLWDTTMNPATRTLLQVRVEDAVESDEIFSLLMGEAVEPRREFIERNALDVQNLDI
- a CDS encoding GNAT family N-acetyltransferase, with amino-acid sequence MTNAELTARLLLNVIDFKHLQRERGTLRHLGLPGVEAFSIPERPDHLRFHQVYFHDAGALAVALPALEDFFRGLAIPAWRVALLPGDADGRRVLEGAGFRPDPVRMDAMGLALEDIPDTRPALPLEASETQDDMVAINKRTWSALGGQLDVWLRPPRLAVHTLVVKEGGAPLACGMARDVGDTTGIYMVATVPEARGRGLAAQVMHGLHHHARARGMKAAVLQATPEAKPLYQRLGYRDLGAWENWGRAGG